The sequence TATAGATGAAGTGGCTCTGGTCCTGGTTATACAAGGTTCGATAATGCCTCACAGCCTGATCGATGCCCTGCTTGTCAATGATCGGTAGCAAGACCTCTCCAATGGAGGTCAAGGGTACGTTCAGAGGTCGGGTTTGACGGAGTACTTTTTGCAGATAATGTGTAGTTGTACCATACAGGGCTGGTTCGCTCGTTTTGTTATTAACCGAACTGCCGCCAAGAATGCCAAGTAAATACCCGTTTTCATCGACAATAGGCGAGCCACTGGACCCGGAAACTTTTTGGGACGTATCACTCGTGATAATTAACCGGTTTCCTTTGGATTCCAGTATCCGTCCGCTGTAGACCACGCAGTTCTTTTCCTGGTAAGGGCAGGCAAAAATGTATACCTTTTCTCCCGGCTTTGCCAGGGTATATCTGGGCTTTAAAGGCTGAATGGCGGGTGAACGATACTTGGTTTTGAAAACAAGCCAGTCGCGCTGGGTAATGGTCGATTGCCTGCCTGAGAGTGTTTCAGTGGTATCTGCATTCAGCAAATAATCGATCAATACCGAATCGGCCAGGTTATTTTTAGGATGCATGAGCCATTTTTGAAGCGCACCGCCAAAATCTACCGATTTCATCGCTTTTGTTTTGGCAACCCATAAAGCATGCTTGGCGGTAACGGCCAGCGTATCTGTACCGGTTTGGATCAGAAAGCCGGTCGCAACGTAGTCAAAAGAAGGATGTACGTAGCGTTCCCCATTTTGAAACCAAACCTCATTGATCATCGAAATGAGGGGCCATTGTGCCTGTGGTTTCGTAATCCAGGTTTCTTTTTCCTGACCCAAAGCCGGGTAATAACTAGAGCTGAGAATAAACCCGAGGATATAAGCTAACGTTCTGCCAAAGTTGTTCATCGGTGCAACATGTCCATTTGGGCAAATGTATTGGCCCTGGGTGAATCACCTGGACAGGCACCTGTAAAACAATGTTAACGACATGTAAAAGTTAGGGCAGCCGGTCGTTAAGGCTTTATGCGACGCAGCCTCAATCCCGTTTCATGAATCGCTAAGCTACTTTTCTGTTTCTGTAAGGGGGCTCGTTTCGTTGGCAGCTTTCAGGACCGAATCCAGCAGACCCGGAAATTTTGCTTCCAGTTCGTGCAGCCGCAAGGAGGTTAAACTCTGGGTGCCTTCGGTTCGGATATGAACAATACCAGCCTCTCGCAACACGCGCAGGTGATGCGACATGGTCGATTTGGCAACGGGCGACGGAATAGCCCCACAGGGCGACTCGCTCGTTAGTTTAGCTAAGCATTGTATAAAGTTCAGCCGCACCGGATCACTCAGAGCGTGCAGCACACCGGTCAGGGTAATCTGTTCGGCGGTGGGGTGCTGGTACTGTTTCATAAGTCTACTCCTTCCAATTTCTGCTCGTTGGTAGCTACCAGAAAAGACGTAGCTACAGTAATTGCTACTACAACGATTAGTGGACTAAAAATAATTCACTTGATTTTTTTTCACGTTTAGGAAACCATCCGGCAGGCACACTTGTTCGATATCCATAAAACAATTAAAGTTCGATAATTGTAGAACAATAAAACAATACAACCTCAATTAGTATGAAAACGATCAATAGTCGAACAAAATCGCTCATCGTCGGTATCATCGCCTTAACGGTTGCGCTTTTTTTTATCACGCCGAAGCTTTTCTCCAATAAGCCAGAGCCTTCGAATACGAAAGCTCCATCAACACCGCCCGCCGAAAACAAAGTGGCTACCGATGTTTTTGTCATTAAGCGCGAAACAATTACAGACGAACTCCAGACTACAGGAACCATCGCAGCTAACCAGGAGGTCGATCTGGTGAGTGAAGTGGCTCGTAAACTGGTTCGGGTCTATGCTCGGGAAGGTAGTTTCGTTGGGCAGGGGACGCTGCTATACAAGTTAGACGATGCCGATCTACTGGCAAAAAAACGCAGGATCGCCCTCCAGGAAAAACTGGCAAAGCTCGACGAAAAACGATTCCGCGAATTGCTCGCTACCGAAGCGGTCAATCAGCAGGAATATGATAAGGTGTTAACCAACCTGAACGTACTACAGGCCGAAATAGCCATGATTGATGTGGATCTGGCGAAAACCGAGATCCGCGCTCCTTTTGCCGGTCGGCTGGGTTTAAAACGTGTTGACGTTGGCGCGTATGTGACGCCTTCAACGGT comes from Spirosoma aureum and encodes:
- a CDS encoding trypsin-like peptidase domain-containing protein; amino-acid sequence: MNNFGRTLAYILGFILSSSYYPALGQEKETWITKPQAQWPLISMINEVWFQNGERYVHPSFDYVATGFLIQTGTDTLAVTAKHALWVAKTKAMKSVDFGGALQKWLMHPKNNLADSVLIDYLLNADTTETLSGRQSTITQRDWLVFKTKYRSPAIQPLKPRYTLAKPGEKVYIFACPYQEKNCVVYSGRILESKGNRLIITSDTSQKVSGSSGSPIVDENGYLLGILGGSSVNNKTSEPALYGTTTHYLQKVLRQTRPLNVPLTSIGEVLLPIIDKQGIDQAVRHYRTLYNQDQSHFIYNFDSQELNTLADGLVREKKLNEAVQIYLLSLSEFSWSSGTYYSLGNTYALMGKTRLARQAYTRSIQLSPDNKEAKQALDKLSNQ
- a CDS encoding ArsR/SmtB family transcription factor is translated as MKQYQHPTAEQITLTGVLHALSDPVRLNFIQCLAKLTSESPCGAIPSPVAKSTMSHHLRVLREAGIVHIRTEGTQSLTSLRLHELEAKFPGLLDSVLKAANETSPLTETEK
- a CDS encoding efflux RND transporter periplasmic adaptor subunit, yielding MKTINSRTKSLIVGIIALTVALFFITPKLFSNKPEPSNTKAPSTPPAENKVATDVFVIKRETITDELQTTGTIAANQEVDLVSEVARKLVRVYAREGSFVGQGTLLYKLDDADLLAKKRRIALQEKLAKLDEKRFRELLATEAVNQQEYDKVLTNLNVLQAEIAMIDVDLAKTEIRAPFAGRLGLKRVDVGAYVTPSTVLSSFDDVSRVEINFTIPEKYASDVRPGQTIHFTTENSNRSFAGKVTATEPKMESNTRSLLVKAVSENRDGKLVPGSSAKIAFALHVAQDGILIPTEALIPNAKGYSLFRLKNGSAERRDVKTGSRTKGMVQIMDGLSIGDTVLTTNLLRLDTGVPVTISTVD